A single window of Venturia canescens isolate UGA chromosome 3, ASM1945775v1, whole genome shotgun sequence DNA harbors:
- the LOC122408172 gene encoding E3 ubiquitin-protein ligase RAD18-like isoform X2, translating into MMGKLAQIKWPQEYSELQRIEELLLCGICYEYMDTSVMTPCSHNYCSLCIRKYLHFKTQCPACFEKTFEKDLHTNRILDEIVTYFGKVREKLASCITDARIVAVYEDANQEDSVASTPVRPARTNQCLKKVSPKIEPEKVQVFGDSPKIEPQRVRVFENSPRIELQQGHMFGNSPKTALVQVRTMENSPRAEKVQTFVAVQQKITSSPSTSSGTKIAKIFTPKSRKRLVPVVTNGKSVPCPVCAVEVPEAHINRHLDDCLKRETIGQKVAKIEPKRKPLPKLVVSLMKDAELRKKVKELGLPTQGDRKTLEARFHRYLTLYNAECDKKEPRAIEALVKQCEYDENLEKKMLKMSQVPNRLGVTRSCEQNTIEEAQKKYLETNRQNFNDLIASIRERESKKRPVRRSLISKPEIESQEARSEVQPAESNETVETSSAIEDDPMYYSIHAHEATFYDSDSESSCPLQHYTSDDTVNFHSFEMAVSESSPEKNVTSGQSCSRTFEENKNQSQEYPSPEEKDEPDKSIYSATTDNETSDEDYIPPSPNTTISHTTKRAKFSLRASNQETNNFIQSNDQEKDILAGHKLAMSIVQDFTYDSSSNDATHDGVGFGNKKWRH; encoded by the exons ATGATGGGGAAATTAGCCCAAATAAAATGGCctcaagaatattcggaaCTTCAG AGAATAGAAGAATTACTACTTTGCGGCATTTGCTACGAGTACATGGACACATCTGTGATGACGCCTTGTTCCCACAACT ATTGTTCGTTGTGCATCAGAAAATATTTACACTTCAAAACTCAATGTCCGGCATGCTTTGAGAAAACGTTCGAGAAGGATTTGCACACAAACAGAATATTGGATGAAATTGTGACTTACTTTGGTAAAGTCCGGGAAAAACTTGCATCCTGCATTACTGATGCAAGAATAGTAGCTGTGTACGAAGATGCCAACCAGGAAGATTCGGTAGCATCTACACCGGTCAGACCGGCAAGAACGAATCAATGtctgaaaaaagtttcacCAAAAATCGAGCCAGAAAAAGTTCAAGTGTTCGGAGATTCACCCAAAATTGAACCACAGCGAGTTCGCGTGTTTGAAAATTCCCCCAGAATTGAGCTCCAACAGGGTCACATGTTTGGAAATTCACCAAAAACCGCACTGGTACAAGTTCGAACTATGGAAAATTCACCCAGAGCTGAAAAAGTTCAAACGTTTGTTGCTGTGCAACAAAAAATCACTTCCAGTCCAAGCACAAGTAGCGGaacaaaaattgcaaaaattttcactccaaaaagcagaaaaagattGGTTCCTGTTGTCACAAACGGAAAATCTGTTCCTTGTCCGGTGTGTGCCGTTGAAGTCCCAGAAGCGCATATCAACAGACATTTGGATGATTGTTTGAAGAGGGAAACTATCGGGCAGAAAGTAGCAAA AATCGAGCCAAAACGTAAGCCACTGCCAAAGTTGGTAGTCAGCTTAATGAAAGACGcagaattgcgaaaaaaagtAAAGGAGCTAGGTTTACCAACGCAGGGTGACAGAAAAACATTAGAGGCGCGTTTTCATCGATATTTGACACTGTACAATGCTGAGTGCGACAAAAAAGAGCCAAGGGCAATTGAAGCACTGGTGAAGCAATGTGAATACGACGAGAACTTGGagaagaaaatgttgaaaatgtcCCAGGTTCCAAAT aGGTTGGGAGTCACAAGAAGTTGTGAACAAAACACGATTGAAGAggcacaaaaaaaatatt tggaaACGAATCGCCAAAATTTTAACGATTTAATAGCATCCATAAGGGAACGTGAAAGTAAGAAGCGACCAGTTAGAAGATCCCTGATATCGAAACCAGAGATTGAAAGTCAAGAAGCTCGGTCAGAAGTGCAACCAGCTGAAAGCAATGAAACTGTTGAAACATCGAGCGCGATCGAGGATGATCCGATGTACTATTCGATCCATGCTCACGAAGCGACGTTTTATGATTCGGACTCTGAATCCTCGTGTCCATTGCAGCATTACACAAGCGACGATACTGTTAATTTTCACTCTTTTGAAATGGCAGTTTCAGAGAGCAGTcctgaaaaaaacgtgacttCGGGTCAATCGTGCTCCCGAACTTttgaagagaataaaaatcaatcgcaAGAATATCCGAGTCCGGAAGAAAAAGACGAACCGGACAAGAGTATTTATTCCGCTACTACAGACAACGAAACGAGCGATGAAGATTACATTCCACCTAGTCCGAACACCACTATTTCTCACACCACAAAACGCGCCAAATTTTCACTCCGAGCTAGTAATCAAGAGAcaaacaattttattcaatcgaaCGACCAAGAGAAG